GCTGGGTTTCGTGACCATCGCGGCGTCCTTTGGCAACGTGCACGGCGTGTACGCGCCGGGCAATGTCAAACTGCGGCCCGAGATCCTGCGCAGTTCGCAGGCTGCTGTGGCAAAGGCCACGGGGCGCGGGGACAAGCCGCTGGCGCTGGTTTTCCATGGTGGTTCGGGGTCGGAACAGGCCAAGATTACCGAGGCCGTGTCCTATGGCGTGTTCAAGATGAACATCGACACCGACATCCAGTTCGCCTTTGCCAGCAGTATTGGCCGCTACGTGCAAGAACATGCCGAGGCCTTCAGCCACCAGATCGCACCGAGCACCGGCAAGCCGACCAAGAAGCTGTATGACCCGCGCAAATGGCTGCGTGTGGGGGAAACGGGTATCGTGGACCGGCTGGAACAGTCCTTTGCCGATCTGGGGGCAACCGGGCGCACCGTCGCGCGGGCGGTCTGAGCGGCGCGCGTGACGCAGCAGGGAAAGAGGTAACGTGTCAGCAGAAGAACGCCACCAGGAAATTACGGCGCTGGTGCGTACCCAGGGCTATGTTTCGAACGAGGAACTGGCCCAGAGACTGAATGTTGCTGTCCAGACCATACGGCGTGATGTCAACCTGCTGGCCCGGCGCGGGCTGGTGGCGCGACATCACGGCGGGGCCGGGCTTGCATCCTCGGTCGAGAACATCGCCTATTCCGAACGGCAGGTCCTCAACCGCCGGGCCAAGGAGGCGATCGGCCAGCTTGCCGCCCGGCAGATTCCAGACAATTCATCGCTGTTCGTCAGCATCGGCACCACCACGGAAGCCTTTGCCAAGTCATTACGGCGGCACAAGGCGCTGCGGGTCATCACCAACAACCTGCACGTGGCCACCCCGCTTTCCGCACAGACCGATTTCCAGGTTATTGTAACGGGCGGGCAGGTGCGTTTCTATGATGGTGGCATTACCGGTTCGACCGCCAGCACCTTTATCGAGCAGTTCCGCACCGATTTTGCCGTGATCGGCATAAGCGGGATAGAGGAGGACGGGACGCTGCTGGATTTTGACGCGGACGAGATCAGCGTGGCGCAGGCCATGATGCGCAACGCCCGGCGTGTCTACCTGCTGGCGGACCAGACCAAGTTCGGGCGCAGGCCGATGGGGCGGCTGGGGCATCTGTCGCATGTCCATGGCTTCTTTACCGACCATCAGCCATCCGAACGAATATCCGCCATCCTGCGCGAACATGATGTGGAAGTGCACGTGGCCTGACGCAATGCGTCGCCGGACGCCACGCGCACCCCGGCAGGTTACTGGGCCAGGTAGCCGCCATCGACCGGCAGTACCGCACCGGTGATGAAGGAGGCGTCATCCGATGCAAGGAACAGGATGGCGCTTGCGATTTCGGCCGGTCTGCCCATGC
This portion of the Komagataeibacter sp. FNDCF1 genome encodes:
- a CDS encoding DeoR/GlpR family DNA-binding transcription regulator gives rise to the protein MSAEERHQEITALVRTQGYVSNEELAQRLNVAVQTIRRDVNLLARRGLVARHHGGAGLASSVENIAYSERQVLNRRAKEAIGQLAARQIPDNSSLFVSIGTTTEAFAKSLRRHKALRVITNNLHVATPLSAQTDFQVIVTGGQVRFYDGGITGSTASTFIEQFRTDFAVIGISGIEEDGTLLDFDADEISVAQAMMRNARRVYLLADQTKFGRRPMGRLGHLSHVHGFFTDHQPSERISAILREHDVEVHVA